A window of the Pirellulales bacterium genome harbors these coding sequences:
- a CDS encoding PqqD family protein — MLAKERTRPNRLKDLMINDNGFAFDPRSGITYNLSPTGVEVVGMLKHGLDGESIVDRLTAKYEVAADAVRDDVHRFLATLRKYALIDSSASF; from the coding sequence ATGCTCGCGAAAGAAAGAACGCGGCCGAATCGGCTCAAGGATCTGATGATCAACGACAACGGGTTCGCTTTCGACCCTCGTAGCGGAATCACCTACAATCTCAGCCCGACGGGCGTCGAGGTTGTCGGCATGCTCAAGCATGGGCTCGATGGCGAATCGATCGTCGATCGCCTGACCGCGAAATATGAGGTCGCCGCCGATGCCGTTCGCGACGACGTGCATCGCTTTCTGGCCACGCTGCGCAAATACGCCCTAATCGACAGCTCCGCATCGTTCTGA